The Panicum virgatum strain AP13 chromosome 3N, P.virgatum_v5, whole genome shotgun sequence genome includes the window GCGCTCCACAAGGTAGCACTGTGGCAGAGTCCGGAATGGATACGTGGAAGAgtagtaaaaaaaaaacagagtagGGAGCTGGTTAGTCCTAGCTAGCTCGCTTTGGGGATCGGATCGGAGGGCACTGTGATTGATTAACTAATTGATTAGAAATAAATTAGGGAAGTATAGCAGGCACGCGAGACTGCTGCCGGATCTCGTCGCCATTGTTTACAGTAGATCAGTACAACTCCGTGCCGTTGCAAGTCCATCCACGTCTCGGGGCGTCCACAcggtgccgtgccgtgcccgtCCCGCCGCCTGCAGATCAAGGCACAGGCTTCATGGGCCGCTGCTCCCCGCCccgtcggcggccgccgccgccggctccgtcGCGCCCTCGCACTCGCCTCCGTCTTCcctgctcgcggccgccgcggatTTACTCGTGTTTCTCTTGGGCGCGCGGCTTCCTCGGGAGGCCAGGCACCCGGCGCGCACCACCTGCtccctcgccgccaccggcagCTTCAGCCTCGCGGCGCCCCTGCTCAATTGCGTACACGTAAGGAGGAGTGGAGTGCCAAATGAAACGTAGCTCCCGTGAATCCGCGCATGCGTCGTCAACACATCTGAAAAGGGACACCTACCTGTCGGCGTTGCAGGAGGACGACCTCTTTAGAAGAAGAgcagcatcgccgccgccaccacccgtGGTCTTGCTGCTCTCGACGAGGCTGCCGCTGAAGTAGTCCCGCTCCATGATATTACCTGACGAGCACTCCGCTCCTGCTGCTGAGGCGTACGCATCCGCCGCCTCCTTCTCCGCGGCCTGCCGGTCGCTGCCGCTGGCACTCGTCGGCGCCACGTCGGAGCGCCCGCGCGCGTGGCCCCGCTTCGCGCCGCCCAAGGACCCGCAGGAGAAGAGCTGCATCAGCACCGCCGACGCCCGCATCCGCCCGCCGGCGATCACGCCGACGTCCCTGCCGCAGCTGTCCAGGGCGTCGTCCGGGCTgctggaggacggcggcggcgagatctCGGTGATGGCCAGCTCCGTGGACTCCTGGTCCGGCTCCGTCCCGCGGTGGCCGGTCTGCGTTGCCGCGGACTGTtgggcggcgcgcagggccACCAGCTGCTTGTTATTGCTGTACTCGCCGAGGTCGAATGAGCTCCAgttcttgcggcggcggccggcggcggccctccaGTCCTGGCTGGAagcggaggaggccgaggagacgtcgcggcgcgcgggcgggggcggctcggggaggaggaggaggagcggggagCCCTTGAGGACGTACTCGTCGGTGCCGTGGGCGGGGTGGACGAGGTCGTCCTCGGCGAGGTCCTGCCACACGTACCCGTTCCTGTAGCTCCTCTTGGAGGACCAGGCGTACATGGCGGGCATGCCGCTGCCCCGGAGCGCGTCGAGGCGGGCCGTGAAGTCCCGGAGGtagaggccgccggcggcggcgcggtgggagGAGAGCGGGAGCTCCATCTCCAGGAAGTGCGGGTGGTCGAGGTGGCCGTCGCGGTGGCAGAGGTAGTACACCACGGCCCCCTTCCTTGTCGCCTTGGGCGCGGGCTTGGGCTCAGTCCAGACCACCGTGCGCTCGGGGCTCCCCCACCTTCCTCGTCGCTCTCCGCCTCtttggaaggaggaggaggaggcgtccATTGCCGTCGACTAACTAGTTCGCTCGtgacggtggccggcggccggagggAGTGTCTCTACTACTGCTGTGATACAGCGGCGAGTGAAACAATATAGAGGTGTTGTGCTGACGGATGACTGTTGACTgcttaaggccctgtttagttctcgtTCCATAGactccgtaaacgcaaaaaaatcaTCACAttaaatatttcgacacatatatagagtactaaataaagtctatttataaaattttttgcatagatgagctgtaaatcgcgagacgaatctaatgagcctacttaatccatgatttgcaacagtgatgctacagtaaccatccagtaattattaattaatcatggattaattagcatcattagattcgtctcgcgatttccaacccatctgtgcaaaaagttttataaatagactttatttagtacttcaaaatattaaaattccaacgtaaaaaaaaatttgcgcttGAACGCCTCGAGTGTGAACAAGACGAAGGTGTTAGGTGTGAGAAGGAGccttaaaaaaaaaaggtgtgaGAAGGAGCGAGCCAAGAGGTGTGACGGAGCGGGCGGCGGATTCTGTTCAAACCTTGAAACGCGGGGACGGAGCAGGAGGAGCACCCGCGGTAGGACTGGATTTTATTAATATTTTATTCATTTTTTCTATTGAATACTGTATGTACTCGCGATTTTTATAATAGCACACTATTGCTGCAAAAAATTGGAGGTAAGCCACATCGCGTTAACGTTTGTGAGGTCTGGTTATCTCTGGTGCATGTcaaagaaatttaattagtaaataACAAGTAACTTATCGGGTGGAATTCGAATAGTTCCACAAAAGAAGGTATCGGCCGACTCGTACGATACATAAGTGAAGCTATTGGCTATAAAACTGTGCATGTATAACAACTAGAATTGAAAACAGATCTAACAACTAGAATTGAAAACAGATCTAACGGTAAAGAAACACGTCTAGCGTGTTAAACTTAACTTAACGTCGCCCTCAGTCAAATCAGATCTAACTAAGACAGCGGTGATATATAACTAGGAtgataaattaaataaaacttACCGATAAATCTAGTTATAATAAGATTAATTCTTAACTCACATGTGTGATCGGCTAGGACAGCCGATTGGAAACTCAAGTCATAGTAGATCTAACCAAACCGATAAAATTTAATTCAATGCCACTACTCTAATATCGGATCTAACCGAGATAATGATATCGAATCAAAGGAACCAACTGGCAAGACTAACTATAAGAAGGTGCAGGATTTAATCTTCAAGATATGACGAGAATCATGAATTCTATCGGTATTAAGACAATGCAAGAAAAGAGTTAGATAGAAACCGATAGATCTACTACCGTCGATAAATTGTGAGATTTAATAACTACATGTAAGAGATCGAACGATGCAGCCTTATGAGCAATTAAAAAAATTGATATCTGGTGAACtcaattaaaacaaataaaaggttGAAGCAATGTCATCCTTGTTCGAATTAAGAAAGATCGGATAACTTGGTAGATTAACTAAATAAAATTACAGCGATAAACCTGTAATTAAAGCTTAGATAATCTGATACGATGATTCTTACAAGCAAACCGAAGATTGAAGCGATGAACCCATTCACCGAAGAAGTCGTTGAAATCTACTCTACTCCTACTCCTAGGATTTTGGCATGATGTCGAGAAAATATATTGATCCATGATTATTTTTACAAGCCATGAGTCTGTCCCTAAACAACTGTTGTTCTCGCTTCCCGAGGAATAACTTTGAttgattttatataaaaaattaatacTTATGATACATAATTGATATCATTAGATACATCTTTTTATctagttttttaataaattcATTTCGAGATACAAATGGTGcacatattttatataaatttggtcaaacttgtgGCACGAAAACCAAAAATGACTATTAAtaaggaacagagggagtactacTATTTATACTCTGAAAACTAAGACTCCTAGTATATCATGACCCAACAAACTTATTTCAAAAGACAACAACTAAATCTACTATATTTACAAAAACTTCATGAATCTTTTGGATCTTCTGCTGAGTCACCTTCTAGTCCCACTCGCACCTGCCATCTGCATCGCCTTTGACTAGGCCCTTGGCTATGCTTGTATTAGCCTTGACTAGGTCTTCTAAGCTTGAACCGAACAGTCCATCGGCCTTCTCCGGGATCCCTCGTCGGCTTCCATCTCCTTTCTAAAATTAACCTTACAAAATTTTAGCGTCAACACACACATATTAGATTAAACAAGTAGCCATTTTACATGAAGACCCAAGGTTAAATTACAATCATATTAGATTAAACAAGTAGCCATTTTACATGAAGACCCAAGGTTAAATTACAATATCACCCAACGTATGGGATCAAACATGCGTCTCCATGCATCCCAAGGAGATGCAATAGAAGAACACATGCCTTGGAGCCTAGAAGACGACCACTTCAGAGCCGCTGAGAAGTAGATTGCTGGCAAGGGGTAGCGGAGGCATCACAGACGTATGGACCCGGATCAACATACCGTGCAAAGTGACCAAAGGATTGTAGAAGACTTGATGAAGAATATCTCCGATAAACCGAGGGTGAAGATGACACCATCAACGACAAACTTCCCTAGAAACCCATAGGGTGTGATTGGTTTTTGTAGCAGCACGTAGCCTGGCTCACGCGGCATGCAGGCTCTGGCCAGCCAGGTTCACCGGATGTGAGTGTCATTTTTTTTTGGCTGTTGTATGTGTATGGCCAGTCTTAGGTGAGAATTTGTttgggccgtgtttagtttcaacgcaaaaaaattttgtgatggaatcttattaatttgaagtactaaatgaagcttatttataaaactttttgcacatatgggttgtaaatcgcgagacgaatctaatgatgctaattaatccatgattaatccataattagcggattagttactgtagcatcactgttgcatatcatggattaagtaggctcattagattcgtctcgcgatttacagcccatccatacaaaaagttttgtaaatagatttcatttagtattccatgcatgtgtcaaaacattcgatatgatattttttttgtgtttacggggtttacgcCCTTGGTTGGCTGTTCAGCCGGCTCGAATTAGCTTTTTCCTCTCCGCAAGCTCACCCAAGTACTCACCTACTCGCACCACCTCCGGAGAAAAGAGCAAAAATTCCGCATCTTGGAAGCCAGGCCTAGGGGCGGTTCTTGCACCGTACGAACCAGGTTGAGTGGTTGATGGAGGTAATCAATTACATATATGCTGCTTCTAGCGGATCTGGATGTGCATGGATGCATTAGGGAAAGTTGTCAAACAAGGATTGGAAGGCAAAAGAGGatagaatagaaaaaaaatactaagtGGATGGAAAGAAAAAGTCTTATCTGTAGAGGGCCGTTTGGTCCTAGTAAATTCTATTctctttagagcatctccagcagtttggcaaatcgagttgtcatctttgatttttggcaaaaacgttaaaaatactcctccaacagtttggcaaaagacttggcaatttttggcaacttgggaaaaatcagcctccagcgcgtaaatatacgcgcgcggcgtgcggttggcatcgtggtttctagtcaggtgggagggtgaaaaaagaaataaataacagagaagggttcctgatttaagttttcaaacGGTGaaaagggcataaatataattttgtttctctctcagggttcctgatgtaagttagatctggatttggcaagtgaattatgccaaactgttggagataagttttttttacttgacatatctttttagaagttggcaaaacacaagatatgccaagtaaaatatggcaaactcttggagatgctcttagtctACCTATGGTTATGtgctctcctttttctttttttgaggtCCCGAGGGGATCCTCAAAAAGATTGAATATTATAGATCAAGATTCTTCTGGCAGAATGATAGGCACAAATATAAATAAAGGTTGGTCAAAAAATGGAACATTCTCCGCCAaccaaaagaacaaggaggATTAGGGATACAAGATTTAGACATACAAAACAAATGCCTCCTGAGCAAGTGGCTTTATAAATTGTGTAACGAAGCGAGTTTATGGCAAGAAATGCTTAGAAACAAATACCTGAAGAATCATACATTAAGCCAAATAAGTAAAAAAAAGGGGATTCATATTTTTGGTCAAGCCTAATGGGATAAATTCCTAAATCTTGGAAGGTTCAAGCTAGTTAGTGGTAACCAAATCCGATTTTGGAAAGATAATGGTTAGGTAACCAGAAGCTGAAAGACCAGTTCCCTAATTAAATTAATATATTACGGAGAAAACATGCTGATGcatccggcccaggtggggaAAACATGCTTATGCATCCGGCCTAGGTGTGGTTGGCCGAGGCTCGATAAATTAAGGTTGCCCGGACCCCAACAGTTCTTAGTGCACACCCACTCGGGGAAAGGCCCAATCTCCCTAAAAGACTAGTCCGATAGGAGAAGGGTGGCTCTCTCTTTTAAGGTGGCTTCCTCCTCCGAAGCTAAGCAAGGTGGGATTATTCAGAGGCTCACACGGTCGCCGCCCGACTACAACTGGACCACTTGGCCACTTTCTTGTTGCGTCTTTGCCTGCGGgtaatagtggaggatgtcctcatcacatGCCACTATTGAAGAAGTACTAAGTTCGAACCCACTTAATATCTTCTTCCGAGAAGAGCTTTAGTTGGCGATAAGTTAACCTAGTGGTATAACCTTGTTGCAAGTCTGTTACATATTAATATAAATGAGGGGATGGATTTATTTACATGGAATCTACCGAAAATGGGGCATTCAAAGTTAATTCAATGTATAGAAAGCTAGCTAATAATGGTTTGAAAGCTATACAAGAAATCTAGCATATGAAGATTCCtctcaaaataaaatatttttgtggTATCTTAAAAGAGGAGTGATCCTAATGAAAGATAATTTAGTTAGAAGGAATTGGATTGAGAATAAAGCTTGTTGTTTTTTGCAATAAGCCGGAAACTATCCAACACCTATTTGTTGAATGTCATTATGCAAAATTTCTTTGCCGTGCAGTTCATTTTGTGTTAGGTGTACCAACACCAGTAAATGTAGAACATTTGTTCAATAACTGGTCTAAACAGGGAGGGCAAAAGCAAAATATAATGTTATTGACAGGAGCCATAGCTATATGCTGGTCAATTCAGCTCACAAGGAATGATACCGTGTTTAACAATTGTACACCAAAACCTTTGTGCTGGTGCTTTTCAGGAGCACACATGGGCTCCAGTTGTGGACTCAGTTGCAGCACATCGATATCCGAAGGGAGTGGCTAGTTGAAGCATGCCAGCTTCTAGAGTCATTAGCAATGTAGTTCTTTGCGTCCCATAGATGACCCTTCATTTTGCGTATTGATCTTTAATTTTAAGGGTAATTACGTTCTTACCCCTATTTTGAACTCAAATTGTGATTTATCTCCATTTTCTttcactttgcatttttaccATTACTGTTTGGAAATGAAACCTTGTTTTACCCCTACTCCGTCACCAACACAAAAATAGTGTCAAAGAAAACAAGTTTGCCCTTGCAAATATACCCCTACTTTGTAGAACTTTTTGAATATATCGCTATTTGCCATTATATCTCAGCAGCATTTTAATAAGAATATAAACAAAAAATTAACAGAATTTGGACAGTATCTTGACACACATAAGTAAGTTCAAAccacatgcatatatatataaatatataacatCCCATCATACATATCCAAAAGAGATATGCCACCAGGTCACATTCCCATCATACATGTccaaaagaaaagcatcaccAGATCACATCCCAATATATGTATCCAACAAAAGAAACTAGTATATTACATGTTTAGTGGCTGCATCATATTCAGGCATCTATTACTAACAATGCAGCCAATCGCAATTGGGTTTCAAAGTAGGGGCAAGAACATGTTTCCCCGATGTACATGGAGACAAACAAGTCTGACGTATATGGAAAGATATCAGCACATGGTTGATTTCCTTAGAAAATAAAATCGATGATTGATTGATCTTTGCAAAAGAAAAGAGGATGATTGATTGGTGTCAACATAAGGAAAGTGGAAACTTGATTGGTGAGTGCTCAAGGAAAGGATACAGTGGCGGGCTGCGTGAAAaaagttttgagtttttgataGAAATATTTTAGCTAGGTTCATCAAAAATATGTGTCGGGATCCCTTTTGTTAAACATCTCAACCTAGCAAGTATGACCTCTGTGATAGTTATGGTTGGTCTAATCTTGATGCAAATTATTTTCAGTTGTTTCAACTGTTATTGTATAGATCGAGGGAGGCGATCTCTGACTCAGTTGTGTTGGGTTCCGAACTCTCCCATCCCAATTCAAAATAAAATAGTTTCCTTGTGGACAGCTTTGCGATGACTGTAAACAAGTCACAAGGTCAAACTATTCCTAATGTTGGTGTCTACCACACGTAGCCCGTGTTTTTGGTCAGACTATCCCTAATGTTGGTGTCTACCACACGTAGCCGGTGTTTTTCATGGACAATTGTATGTTGCAATGTCGAGAGCAATCGCTAGAACTAACCTCCGGATTCTTGCAACTCGCCCTAATGCCAACGAGTTGGATGAAGAAGCTAACAAGAAGAAAAATGCTAAACACTAAGCGAAGGAGAAGAATtcagaaaaagagaagaaaaatataacttcaaagaaagagaagaaaaataccATAACAATAGATGGTACTTTCACTAAGAATATTTTCTACAAGGAGGTCTTAACTCCATAGCCTGAAGGTAATTTTATTGTCTTTggtgtatttatttatttataatgTACTAGCATAGTACACGTGCGTTGCCAtcaataatataatagatctaAATAATTATGTGTTCATGTATAGGCTGTGTTATGATTATGCGAGGCACTAATTCTCCGGGATCCGATTGGGATTCCGATTAATTTGTCCAGGTTCCGATTATGATTCTGACTGATTTGTCTGGG containing:
- the LOC120665898 gene encoding uncharacterized protein LOC120665898; translation: MDASSSSFQRGGERRGRWGSPERTVVWTEPKPAPKATRKGAVVYYLCHRDGHLDHPHFLEMELPLSSHRAAAGGLYLRDFTARLDALRGSGMPAMYAWSSKRSYRNGYVWQDLAEDDLVHPAHGTDEYVLKGSPLLLLLPEPPPPARRDVSSASSASSQDWRAAAGRRRKNWSSFDLGEYSNNKQLVALRAAQQSAATQTGHRGTEPDQESTELAITEISPPPSSSSPDDALDSCGRDVGVIAGGRMRASAVLMQLFSCGSLGGAKRGHARGRSDVAPTSASGSDRQAAEKEAADAYASAAGAECSSGNIMERDYFSGSLVESSKTTGGGGGDAALLLKRSSSCNADRGAARLKLPVAAREQVVRAGCLASRGSRAPKRNTSKSAAAASREDGGECEGATEPAAAAADGAGSSGP